GAAACTCTGGCATGCAGGCACACAGCCCAAAATGGGTATGAGACAATGGGCCTTTTTGCACGGCACAGATTCATGGACGATTCATCGATGACTTTTCCCCcctggtggctatgctctgcctccatagttagAGGCAAGAAGCCTCTGAACAACAATTGCtgaaaaccgcaggaggggagataaCTGTCACTCAAATCCTGTTTGTGTGCTCAGTGGAAAACTGTTTTAACTGCTATAACAAGGGGGTCTCTGGGTCGTCGTCCCCCCCTTTATATTTTCCCTTCTACacgggttctgtttctctttttctttccccctcttttatttACCTCTCacaatgtttagtgcacatataattatgcttttgaactttcaataaagatgttaaaataaaatatctcCAGGCAATCTAATGATCTCTAGGCAATTTCTCCAACTAAGAAAGCTCTttccatactttttaaaaattttatttatgattttcaggtttatagctttcactaattttacaattactttaacatttcaaaacttgacctccttccccctctttctgcagttccttaaatttatttttaatatcttctgcatatccaaattaacttaatttgctcagttTTTCATCTACTTTATTTAATATATACGCTTAAGAAACGGCAGGTTattaataatcctgccaatgttcttatctgtttacaattgatctgtaaatattcaataaaccatttccattcttttattaaaagtttgttatcttgatttattATTCTTCCAGCAAGTTTTGCCATTTTACCAGTAAGTTTCGATATAGCTCTTTCCAGACTATTAGTCAATTTTTGAAAACTGGCTTATAAACCTTGCCAGGGGGAGGATAATTGCACTTGGGACTTGGGCGGCACACACCGTGCATTTCAAAGCACAGGGCTTCCTCCAAGGAAACCTGGGAattgtgactatggggttgcggcgctcatctcgctttcaggccaagggagccattgtttgtccacagacagcttttcgggtcatgtggccggtaggactaaaccacttctggtgcaacaggacactgacggaaaccagagtgcacagaaacaccgtttaccttcctgcctatttatctacttgcactttgacgtgctttcaaactgctaggttggcaggagcagggacagagcaacaggagctcacccagttgtgaggattcgaaccaccaaccttctgatcagcaaggccaagaccacagcgccacccgcatcccttataatGTGTAGGGAGTGCCAGTGTTGCAAGACTTAGGGGCAGAAGCAGCAAGAGGAACCCCACatcttagtcatttagtcgtgtccgactctttgtgaccccatggaccgagcacgccaggcactcctgtcttccactgcctcccgcagtttggtcaaactcatgctggtagcttcgagaacactatccaaccatctcatcctctgttgtccccttctccttgtgccctcaatctttcccaacatcagggtcttttccaaggagtcttctcttctcatgaggtggccaaagaattggagcctcagcttcaggatctgtccttccagtgagctctcagggctgatttccttcagaatggataggtttgatcttcttgcagtccatgggactctcaagagtctcctccagcaccataattcaaaagcatccattcttcggcaatcagccttctttatggtccagctctcacttccatacatcactactggggaaaccatagctttaactatacggacctttgttgaagTAATGTGCATTATGGTTATTTTACATCCCTAGATCTCAGGCCGGTTCACAAatgtaaaatcacaatataaccaAACCCAAAACCAACGTGCCTATTATTTTAATGGAGGGGCAGGTAATCTAAGTGACCCATCGCTTCCTGCAACAAGGGGCACTTCATCTCCCTCCGATTACCGGGGTGGGAATCAGGCTCCCTCCTCCAGTGGCGCAGCTGCGCGAATCCAGCAGGGGGCGCCCCACCCCTGCGCAACGCGCAACCCATTGGCAGGATTCCGGTGTGGTTCCTGCGCTGGGTGTCTCGTCCGGACTACGTGacttgggccacatccagccctttGGGCGTTAGCGGGCTATATAAAGGGAAGTTACGTCCTGCTGAACTTCAGTGCAGATCAAGCCAGCCAGGTTATCATCGCGGGTGCGTATGTGTTGCACCTGAACGGACGTattaaatggggaagggggagcgCCAAGGGATGCGGGTCCCTCTCGCCCTGAGTGGTACCCAGGATGCTGGCTGATGATGATGGACCTTGCTTTTTTCTCCCAGGTGTGCGCCTGCTTCTCACCATGGCGAACAAGGGATTCTTCCAGCTGCTGATGAAGAAGAAGGAAGTAAGTTTGAGAGCAGATGCAGGGATGGTGGTGCCAGACGGATGGAGTCTGGCCAAGGAGAAGCTGGAGCATCCTTGGGATGGACGGATAAATCCTTCTCCTTGCGAGGAGGCGCTGGGAAAAGAGGCTTTTGGCTAAGCATCTGCCCCTCCTCCCTCGCCATCCTTTCCAAGCGCATCTTTGGAGAGCAGAGACGGAGCTTAACTTTTAAGGATTTGCTTATGCATCGCCCAGACCTTGctgaaaaaaaattgggggggggaggaaaccccTGACTTTCTTCTGTCTTCCAGCTTATTCCTCTGATCGGGTTTGTGAGTTTTGCTGGATTCGGAGCTACCTTCGCTGGCTGGAACGCGCTGAGAAAACCCGATCTGATGTAAGCTCATCCTTCCTTCAGCTTAACTGAACTTTGAATTCGGGAATTTTATTTCCAAGTAGATGTGTTTTAAACGGGGCTATAAGATCCTGTTTCGTAGAAATGcactaattttttatttaaagaaacctTTGAAAATACAATTAATTACAGGATGTCATTTCTGATCATGACATTTCATTTTTAGTTTAAGCAAGTCTGACCCAGAACCGTGGCAATATGTGGATCCTAGCAAACCCCAGAAGGTAATGAAAATACTTGACCAAGAAATGAATTATTATAGAGTATTTAGTCCCTAAGTAAATGGTGGGGTTTTATACAGAACTATTAGCCgggtgtgtggtgtttttttttaaaaaagaattgctaATGAATCAACAGAATAGTAGTATATAGAGGAGCACTGAGTTAAAGTATTAACTTAGGCACTATTTGAACCTGCGTTTCAAAATTCTGCAACTTATTTCGACTGGAAATTTTGGTTAGGGAAAGCGTAAACTAATTGGTAAATTACTAGCCTCATAATGATTTTTCCATAAGCCTTGTTTGAGCAAAGGAATCTTGCACCTGCCGAAAACAAAAGAACATTAAAATTGATtggaattgtgtgtttttttgttgcttttattaaaattttctCGTAAATTTAAACTGCTCTGGCAACAtagtattatttggggggggtaaTATAATTTAGTATTCTATTAGCTTCCAAAAAAATTGAGTCACTTCTCCATGAAGAAAATGACCAAGGTGCCTGCTCCTTCTTCCTTTAAAATAGAGGACACAATCCAGAAAAAAATAAGCACCACATAGCATGTACTTTGctctttcccattcttttattttactaaggctgcaatcctaatccctcTTACATGAGAATAAACCTCATTAAAATGCAAGAAGACATACTTCTGCATAGACAAggatagaattgcactgtaagaatgctctctaacATTAATGCTACTCAGAATAGATTCATTTATGTCAGTGAATCTACTTGTGAGTATGACCTAGGTGGAAATCACCCTTTAGCCAAATATactcttttgtttttattatgctctGAGCAAtttgttcttttattttgtaCAACTGATGGCTTTCGGCTAAATAATAAAGATCTGGACCCAATGCCACGTTTAATGTTTGTGAACTGCAATGTGATCGTTCTTGATTTGAGCATGATTTATGTCAGAGATTTATGACAAAGATTTAcattccagtgctatttttctagaaaaaacaagtgccagaactcaccatgaaacctCCCTTGCtcacttataatggcaatggctgaAAAAAAGCTTTGCATCTAGTAAATATATAGTTTATACGATGACAATTAAGTGCATTTATTTGTCCCTTAATAAAAatagtctcaaagtgacttagcaacaagataaaatagaaacaggtaaaataaattaaaattcagatttttaaagGAGTACTATGCAAAATGCTCAACTGCTCATCTGAATAATACAATAAGGACAATGGCTTGCTTCTACTGTTAGCTGCCCGTGTAATGAAAATTATGAATGTACAACATAACCAGTATTTGGGGAGAAATTGCTACGTGATAAGCTTTGAGTTTGGGTTGGGTTTGTTT
The nucleotide sequence above comes from Podarcis raffonei isolate rPodRaf1 chromosome 14, rPodRaf1.pri, whole genome shotgun sequence. Encoded proteins:
- the LOC128401845 gene encoding normal mucosa of esophagus-specific gene 1 protein-like codes for the protein MANKGFFQLLMKKKELIPLIGFVSFAGFGATFAGWNALRKPDLILSKSDPEPWQYVDPSKPQKHLTINQQWKPIEELETVREMTKR